The nucleotide window CGGTTAAGTGCAATTTAATAGCCGGGGTAAGTTCTACCGGCAGCCAGCCGTACATCCCGCTGCCTTACTGCTGTACCAACTTTATTACTTTCTCGCGATACGGGAAACTTTTTTCAGGGAGGGAACTTAGACTGGCAGGTAGTCCTTCGCATCCTGCCGGGAACGTTGATCGGCAGTCAGGTTCCTCGCCGGTTACGAAATTAGCCACTTCCTTTAGCCCCTGGTAGAATGGGGGCGAAAGGAGGTGAGCATCATGGCCAAAGTGACGGCGCCCCTGATGTCCCTGGATGCCAGCGGCGCCCTGGGGAAGGCCCTGGTCTTTGCCAAATGGAAGGGGCTCAATTATGCCCGGCGCTATTTTGTGCCCATGAACCCCAATACGGAGAACCAGGAAAGGGTCCGCAGCTACTTCACCCGGGCGGTGACGAGCTGGCGGGGGGAGAGCCCTGAGACCAGGGCCATGTGGAACGCGGCCGTGCGCGGCCGGCCGCTGACGGGGATGAATTACTACCTAGCCCAGTATATCAAGTATCTATCCAGTCACAACGGCGAAGCCCCAGCCACGCCCTTCCTGCCCCCGGGCCAGCAGCAGTCCTAAAAGATTAAGCTATGGAAGCGGCAGGGCCAGATGTCTTGCCGCTTCTCCCCACTGCAGCCTACCAGCCTCCCTTATGCTCTATTTGCCACAAAGATGATTATTAATCACAGCTAAAACATCAGCTAAAGTGTTTTCGTAAGAACAAAGTACTTCTTTTTTGTGCTTTGTATGTTTATGATGAGGAAACGTGGCTATTTCCCTGTGGTGTTCCTTGTTATCCCAGCCCATAATAACAGTATCTCCATCCAGCCAGTAGTAATTATAACGTTCCAGTTTATCGTCCTGCCAGCGATCATAAATTTCTAAAAAAGAGCCATCAATAAAATAAATCCTACCGGAGATAATGGTACGATTCCGGCGGGTTAGTGTAGTAAAATCTTCGATGGTTGCAATAATAGTTTTATGTTTGTCCAGTGCACCCGTATAATATTGCTTCATTATTGCTGGCCCTCTAATGCTGCTAAAAGCGTTTTAGCTTCCCTGATAATATCGAGCCACATTTCCCATTCGGTATCGTCTCTGTGGGTTTCGAAGTCTGTCATAGTAGGAACTACTTTTTTTTGGAATTCTTCATAGTTCATGTTATATTTTGCTTCTAGCCTTTTGATTTGTTCCTCGGCCTCTTTGATTTGATGTTTTAACTGGATGGTTTTCCTTTTAGCTGTAAGGTCAATGGCGTCCACGATTAAAGCTTCGCGTTCCCGAGGAGGCAGTTTTACCAACCACTCGGGTGCTCGTATTTCTATCCGTTCCACTGGTAACCACCTCAATTATTCAGGTATATTCAGTTTAAAGTAGCTTTATCATTAAGTCAAGTAAGGTCACGATTTAGATTAGCCACTTCCTTTAGCCCCTGGGAGAATGAATTTATTTACGAGTATGATTTCGGTGACGGCTGGGAGCATGAAATCGTCGTGGAAAAGATTCTTCCGCCGGAGCCAGGGAAGCGCTACCCTGTATGTCTGAAAGGTAAACGCGCCTGCCCGCCTGAAGATTGCGGCGGTCCCTGGGGCTATGCCAGTTTGTTAGACATTCTCCAGGACCCCGGCCATCCCGATTATGAAGATATGCGGATTTTGGCGGGAGAAGATTTCGACCCCGAAGACTTCGATGTGGAGTTCGTAAACCAGGAGTTAAAAACCATCAAGTAATGCTTTAACCCGGAAACCCACCTCATCCCCCTGGTGTTGAGGGCCATGCTTTATCTGGACAAAATGAAAAACCGCGCTTGAGTGAAGAAGCCGCCATGGCTTTTGCCGCGCAAGCAATCAGGGCTCTATAGGGTGAACTTCTGCTGACGACATACGGGCAAAGGCAGTGAGCATACCGAAAAAGGGGGTTATTATGCTTATTATGGACGAGGAAGACATGAAAACCGGTTTAACAGAGGCAGATATCCGCCAGTTGGCAGGCCCAGGATGAGCCATACAGGGTAAAAGTTGTGTTAGGGGAAAACGGCATCCGTTGTGTGGATAGGTTGAGCGAATGCTTGGACGAAGGCGATTACGACAATGATACACGGCAGGTCTGGCTGGCGACCCTTATGGAAGAGAGGAACGCGTCCGGAGGCCAGCCGTCGCCGTGGGGAAAATTACAGTACAAGCAGCTATAAAACTGCAATAAAAAACCACCGGGTCTCCGGTGGGATAAAGGACCTTTTACTGCAGGTAGTCTTCCAATTCGGACAGGTCGTTGATGTCGAAGATGTTGTCGATCACCTGCTGTAGTACGTACGCGTCCTGCTCCTTGATCCTGGCCACGTACTCCCTGGGAAGCCTGCGGAACTTTTTGCTCAAGAGCCTGATGGTTACGTCTACCAGAGACTCCTGCCGGCCCTCTTGCCGGCCCTCTTGTCGGCCTTCTTGCCAACCCTCCTGCCGGCCTTTTATCAGACCCTTTTCAAATATCCTCTGGTAACCGGCGGACTCTTCGATGTTCAGCACTTGTTCCACCTCCCGGAATATAAGCTCGATCACCTGCCGGTCGTAAACCAGGCCGGCGAATATCTCCGCCCGTAGGAGCACGGCCTTTTTGGTCTCCCGGTCCAGGTCGCTGTTTAAAATATCCTCTGCGCACTGCCGGAGAAATTTCTCCCCCTCTTTCTTGCGCCTCTCCCTGTCCGCCAGGGGCAGCAAGGAACGCAGCTGCTGCTGCGGGTGGTTTTTTAGCTCCTCATAGGTTATTTTACCCAGGTCGACCAGGCGGTAACGGTAGTCCGGTCAACAACGTCCATCGCCTGGCAGTGGGAGCGGAAGCGGTAAAACTGGACTATATTTCTGGAGCAGAGATTTGTATCGCTTTTTCAAGGCTTAAGGTTAAAGAGGGAGGGAAATCTTTAAGGTTTGATGTGATTACCTTCACACCCTTTATTGCTGCAGTGGCCGCGATAAGACTATCAGCCATACTCATTGTTTTTCCTTCTGCGGCCCACTCCCGCCTTAGCGTTGCTGCGAATTCAGCAATTGTACTGTCGACGGGGATAAGTTCGACGTCTCCTTAATCTTTACCGCGCAAGCCTTGAACCCATTTTGTTCCTCCAGTTTTCGTCCATTCGGGAGCATCCTCATGCGTCAAAGCGCCCCGGGTTTCTCTGAAGGCTTTAACTTGCATTTCCCGGCGCAGTTTTTCGGTTACAGCTTCGACGATAAAGCTGTTGCGGTTTATGCCGTGCTCTTTAAGATAGACCGTCATTTTATCTATCACTGTTGCAGGAAACCTTATATGGATCATTTTTGTTTCGGGCATTTTATAACAACTCCTGTTACTATAAAATATAACAGATTTAAAAAATAGAGACAACATGTAATTCAGTCCGTCTGGCTTAAGGATTACCGGAGTGAGTTGCTGTTTAAGCTATCAAAATGATAGCACAGGGGGAGTCGGCTTTGCCCGACGGGTTACCTGAAGGAAAAAGACCGGGAAAGGGAAGGGGAGACGTCTGGCGGCAGTTCCAGGCGCAGGCCAGGGTGGAAGAGCTTTTGTTCCTGGCGCTGTCGGGCTTCCGGGCGAAGAAGGGACGGGAACTGGTGCAGGTGGGGTAAACTACGCCCTGGGAGGAAAAACGCCCGGGGAAGGGAAAGATCGTTTGTGAAAAATAGCGTGGCATCTGATGCTAAAGCAGATGCCAGTTGAATGGCGTCAGGAGTTCGCACCCGGTATTTAGCGCGGATTTCTGCCCCCAGAACGGCTATTTCCAGGTAAAAATCGATCAGCTGCAAATTTGGGTAAGATTTTAGTGTGGTAATATACTGCTCGCAGACTTCTTCCAGACCCAGGGATTTGGGTTTGACTAACAGTTCGAGAAGCGTCAAAGTCGAAGTAACGGCCTGAAACGCACCTCTTCTTTTAATACCAGGGCTCAGGGGTCTGCCTGAAGCATATAAATGAAACAGTTGGTATCCAGGGCGATAACTTGCGGCCGGGCGACCCACCGGTGCTGGTGGCGGATGCTAGAAAATCCGCGTGCGCCTCGGCTGGGTGCCGGTCCACGATGACCTGGAGGGCATCATCTACTCCGCCTGGCAGTGGGAGCGGAAGAGGAATAGCGTCCCGGCTAGGCCCGCGACTATTTCACCCAGGCGGTGACCAGCGAGTAAGAGACCAGCGTGTAAGAGGATAGTCCTGAGATTAGGACCATGTAGAAAGCGACCGTGTGAAGCCTGTCGCTCCCGGCTTGCTAGGCCCTGTAGTATTTTTTGGAGATGCCCTCCACAGTAAACTTGGATTTTGCTTGCAATTATAGTGCTAGTAATGGTATACTTCTGGTAAGAAAATCTTTCTGGAAGTAAGGAGAAGGATGCTTCATGTCCAACCCCTTAGTACGCTTAACTAGTAAAGGGCAGATGACTATTCCCCAAAGTATCAGAGAAACTTTGGGCCTGAAGGCAGGCGATTATTTGACCATCCTGGTTGATGGAGATGAGATACGTTTGAAAAAAGTCCAGCCAGTGAAGCCCTTGAGTAAAGAAGACCCTATATGGAAATTAGTTGGTGCCGGCAACAGTGGCCTTAAAGATGTCGCTGCCAAACATGATCATTACCTGGCTGAAGGTGAAGTAGAAAGATGGAAAAAATAATGGTAGATACCAGCGCTATTTACGCTCTTATTGACCGCTCGGACGATTGGCATGAGAAGGCTAAGAATCTCTTTAAGAAATTAAGCGAACAGGATGTTGATTTAATATTAACAAACTTTATTTTGGCTGAAACCCATGCTTTAATTTTGAGCCGTATAGGTCATGAACTGGCCCGTGAATGGGTAAAAAATTTGGTTTGGAAAATTGAACGTGTTAAAGAAGAAGATGAGAAGCGAGCCAGGGAAATCATAATTGCATACAAAGATAAGTCTTTTTCTTATACCGATGCTACTACTTTTGCTGTTATGGAACGACTAAAGCTGAATGTAGCTCTGGCCTTTGATAATCATTTTACCCAGTTTGGCTGGCAGTGTCTTGACGTTTGAGGAAGAGCCAGAACTCATATGTAAGCGACAATCTTTAGCAGGATGTGATATAGTGCAAATTTACCAGGTTGAAAGAAACGATAATTGTCCCTGCGGCAGCGGCCGTGACGCCAAGAAAAAACGTTGATTGGACGGATGCCTTTATTGCCGCCGGAATGGAAGCTGGAAACCGGATGGAGATATATTCTTACGATCGTCATTTTGATAAGTTTCCGGAAATTTAGAGGATTGAGCCCTGATACCTTGTTATATTTATTGCCTTGAGTTGGATATAACCGGCACCTTTCATGGAGCAAACAAGCTGTAAAAACGTAGGATCAGTTTGTAGTAGCTATCTTTGTACGACCGCTTTTAGCCAGTGTGGCACCCGTTTTTTGATATTCCCGAGGGGGGGTACTGATGGGCATCTATCTGGGGCTGAGGGTTTTGCCAGATGCAATCGGGGCGGTGGAATGGGAGCGTTTTTATGACGCAGCCAAACAAGTGATCCAGGCCTTTAAACCGCAGCCGGTGCGCCTCACCGAGGAAGAAAAGTTTGGCTTTACGCGGCTTGTTCTTACGCGTAGCCCGGAGGGCCAGGATCACAAAGGCCGTTTTCTGGCCGTAGTCGGTGATGCCCAGACGTGGGAGTGTGCTGAGCAATTTCATATCTACCGCGGATTTACAACGTGGATTAACGGTATCAGACAGGTGGTTAACTATACGTTATCATTATCGAGCAAGCAAGTTAAATCAAGTCATGGAGGAATACAGGCAGTTTCTAGCCCAGCCGCGTAGCGTAAAACAGTTAAATGCCGAGCTGGAAGCAAAAGTCCAGTTGTTGACAGATTTCAAAACAAATCTGAGCGAAACTCAGGTGGAACTGGAAGGCATGGTAGGAGTTTTTACCGCCTTTTTCTTGGAAGCGTGGAAGGCACCGGTCTACAGGAAAGGGGAAATTGTTGAATAAAGCCGCCCGTGTGATGGT belongs to Moorella humiferrea and includes:
- a CDS encoding toxin-antitoxin system TumE family protein is translated as MKQYYTGALDKHKTIIATIEDFTTLTRRNRTIISGRIYFIDGSFLEIYDRWQDDKLERYNYYWLDGDTVIMGWDNKEHHREIATFPHHKHTKHKKEVLCSYENTLADVLAVINNHLCGK
- a CDS encoding plasmid pRiA4b ORF-3 family protein, which produces MYEYDFGDGWEHEIVVEKILPPEPGKRYPVCLKGKRACPPEDCGGPWGYASLLDILQDPGHPDYEDMRILAGEDFDPEDFDVEFVNQELKTIK
- a CDS encoding DUF4351 domain-containing protein, which translates into the protein MLPLADRERRKKEGEKFLRQCAEDILNSDLDRETKKAVLLRAEIFAGLVYDRQVIELIFREVEQVLNIEESAGYQRIFEKGLIKGRQEGWQEGRQEGRQEGRQESLVDVTIRLLSKKFRRLPREYVARIKEQDAYVLQQVIDNIFDINDLSELEDYLQ
- a CDS encoding type II toxin-antitoxin system VapC family toxin, which gives rise to MSMADSLIAATAAIKGVKVITSNLKDFPPSLTLSLEKAIQISAPEI
- a CDS encoding YlcI/YnfO family protein is translated as MPETKMIHIRFPATVIDKMTVYLKEHGINRNSFIVEAVTEKLRREMQVKAFRETRGALTHEDAPEWTKTGGTKWVQGLRGKD
- a CDS encoding type II toxin-antitoxin system VapC family toxin: MTLLELLVKPKSLGLEEVCEQYITTLKSYPNLQLIDFYLEIAVLGAEIRAKYRVRTPDAIQLASALASDATLFFTNDLSLPRAFFLPGRSLPHLHQFPSLLRPEARQRQEQKLFHPGLRLELPPDVSPSLSRSFSFR
- a CDS encoding AbrB/MazE/SpoVT family DNA-binding domain-containing protein — its product is MSNPLVRLTSKGQMTIPQSIRETLGLKAGDYLTILVDGDEIRLKKVQPVKPLSKEDPIWKLVGAGNSGLKDVAAKHDHYLAEGEVERWKK
- a CDS encoding type II toxin-antitoxin system VapC family toxin is translated as MEKIMVDTSAIYALIDRSDDWHEKAKNLFKKLSEQDVDLILTNFILAETHALILSRIGHELAREWVKNLVWKIERVKEEDEKRAREIIIAYKDKSFSYTDATTFAVMERLKLNVALAFDNHFTQFGWQCLDV
- a CDS encoding SEC-C metal-binding domain-containing protein, which encodes MQIYQVERNDNCPCGSGRDAKKKR